A stretch of Clostridium sp. BJN0001 DNA encodes these proteins:
- the pta gene encoding phosphate acetyltransferase produces the protein MDLMKKIWSAAKKDKKRIVLAEGSEERNVEAAAKIKKLGLADPILIGRKDEILDQAHRLDIDLSEIEIINPEESPELTKYIEAFYELRKKKGITMEKAERIVRDPLYFGTMMVKSDDADGMVSGAIHTTGDLLRPGLQIIKTAKNASVVSSFFIMKVPGSNYGDDGTLIFSDCAVNPNPTEDQLAAIAVQTAETATNLCNMKPRVAMLSFSTMGSADNELVDKVRNATEKARKLRPDLLIDGELQLDAAIVKKVADQKAPNSKVAGKANVLIFPDLQSGNIGYKLVQRFANADAIGPICQGFAKPVNDLSRGCSSDDIVNVVALTAVQAQNIIK, from the coding sequence ATGGATCTTATGAAAAAAATATGGAGCGCTGCTAAAAAAGATAAAAAAAGAATAGTTCTTGCAGAAGGCAGCGAGGAGAGAAATGTTGAGGCTGCAGCTAAAATAAAAAAATTAGGACTTGCAGATCCTATTTTAATTGGAAGGAAAGATGAGATTTTAGATCAAGCACACAGACTTGATATTGATTTGTCAGAAATTGAAATTATTAATCCAGAAGAATCTCCTGAGTTAACTAAATATATAGAAGCTTTCTATGAACTTAGAAAGAAAAAGGGAATTACTATGGAAAAAGCTGAAAGAATAGTAAGAGATCCGTTATATTTTGGTACAATGATGGTAAAATCAGATGATGCTGATGGAATGGTATCTGGAGCAATTCATACAACAGGAGATTTATTAAGACCAGGTCTTCAAATAATAAAAACAGCTAAAAATGCTTCAGTTGTATCAAGCTTCTTCATAATGAAGGTACCGGGATCAAACTATGGCGATGATGGAACTTTAATATTTTCAGATTGCGCAGTAAATCCTAATCCGACAGAAGATCAGTTAGCTGCTATTGCAGTACAGACGGCAGAGACCGCAACTAATTTGTGTAATATGAAGCCAAGGGTCGCAATGTTATCATTTTCAACAATGGGAAGTGCAGATAATGAATTAGTTGATAAAGTTAGAAATGCAACAGAAAAGGCAAGAAAGCTAAGACCTGATTTATTAATTGATGGAGAACTTCAACTTGATGCTGCAATCGTTAAAAAAGTTGCAGATCAGAAAGCACCAAATAGCAAGGTAGCAGGAAAAGCAAACGTTTTAATCTTCCCAGATCTTCAATCTGGTAACATTGGATACAAATTGGTTCAGAGATTTGCAAATGCAGATGCTATAGGACCTATTTGTCAAGGATTTGCAAAACCTGTTAATGATCTTTCAAGAGGTTGTAGCTCTGATGATATAGTAAATGTTGTTGCACTTACAGCAGTGCAGGCGCAAAATATTATTAAATAA
- a CDS encoding nucleotidyltransferase yields MITGIITEYNPFHKGHEYHLKMAKKDTHAQYIVCVMSGNFMQRGIPSIIDKWERTKMALKNGVDLVIELPCIYAVSSAEAFAFGGISLLNNLNIIDNIYFGSENGNINDLSLAADVFNNEPDEFKHYLKNFLKEGLPYHTSRTLALKKYSSYDIDEYLLSKSNNILAIEYIKSIKKLNSSINYMTTKRKGASYNSFNTKTEFASATSIRNLIMNNDINKASEFLTPESFEILNKLIDKNYKFTYAEDMYNYIRFKILTDSESLKNIPDVTEGLDKKIEKEILNSSSLNELILNIKSKRYTYTRISRILTQFFLGFEKYPIKDLSKKEASYARILGFNKNGRILLKDIKNKSNINLITKFPKHLDNDYLKLDLNSTKCYSLINPQIRPNEDYFRSPIII; encoded by the coding sequence ATAATAACAGGAATAATTACCGAATACAATCCTTTTCATAAAGGTCATGAGTATCATCTTAAAATGGCAAAAAAAGACACACATGCTCAATATATAGTATGTGTAATGAGTGGAAATTTTATGCAAAGAGGCATACCTTCTATTATAGATAAATGGGAAAGAACTAAAATGGCTCTTAAAAATGGAGTTGACCTTGTAATAGAACTTCCTTGCATTTATGCAGTTTCATCTGCTGAAGCCTTTGCATTTGGAGGTATTTCGCTTTTAAACAATCTAAATATAATTGATAATATATATTTTGGAAGTGAAAACGGTAATATTAATGACCTATCTCTAGCGGCAGATGTATTTAATAATGAACCAGATGAATTTAAACATTATTTAAAAAACTTCCTTAAGGAAGGTCTTCCTTATCATACAAGTAGAACTTTAGCACTAAAAAAATATTCATCTTATGATATAGATGAATATCTTTTGTCTAAGTCAAATAACATACTGGCAATTGAATATATAAAATCAATAAAAAAGCTAAATAGTTCAATAAATTATATGACTACAAAAAGAAAAGGTGCTTCTTACAATTCTTTTAATACTAAAACCGAATTTGCATCTGCAACTTCAATACGTAATCTTATAATGAATAATGATATTAATAAAGCATCCGAATTTCTTACACCCGAGAGCTTTGAAATATTAAATAAACTTATAGATAAAAATTATAAATTTACATATGCAGAAGATATGTATAACTATATACGCTTTAAAATTTTAACTGATTCAGAAAGTTTAAAAAATATTCCAGATGTTACAGAAGGTCTTGACAAAAAGATAGAAAAAGAAATTTTAAACTCTTCATCTTTAAATGAGCTTATTTTAAATATAAAAAGCAAAAGATATACTTATACTAGAATAAGTCGAATTTTAACTCAGTTCTTCCTTGGATTTGAAAAATATCCAATTAAAGATCTCTCAAAAAAAGAAGCTTCTTATGCACGAATTTTAGGTTTTAATAAAAACGGACGTATTCTTTTAAAAGATATAAAAAACAAATCAAATATTAATCTTATAACTAAGTTTCCGAAGCACTTAGATAATGATTATTTAAAGCTTGATCTTAATTCAACCAAATGTTATTCATTAATAAATCCACAGATTCGTCCAAATGAAGATTATTTTAGATCTCCAATTATAATTTAA
- the ylbJ gene encoding sporulation integral membrane protein YlbJ — MLFSLFLLLCIIVLSVLLIKLLKLNKNVILCILITILIVIFVYNIKISINAALEGFVLWYKAVLPTTFPFVLICNLLIAYGGIELYSKILGPFLCKPLGLSKNCSFAIVASMLCGYPLGAKYSADLYRQKYIDKKEFSRLLNIASNAGPIFLIGSVSVAMFSNIKASYVLLFSSYISAFIIGILTRKKNISSDLCIKKDQNININFGKAIKDSVFNSLVTTIIIGGFISIFSVIITIIKNSTLITSLFTYIEYILSISEGTLYSIFLGSIEFTNGCSIISKLSTSLNIKLSIVSFLCSFSGLSAIAQVSAFVSDIKFNFKKYILLKFFQGIISFFITYAVLIFFPLTIKASNLNNIFFSPNIIFIILPTIAITLITVLLKAMNKLLFHIF, encoded by the coding sequence ATGCTTTTTTCTCTGTTTCTACTTTTATGCATAATAGTTTTATCTGTTCTTCTTATAAAGCTTTTAAAATTAAACAAAAATGTAATTTTGTGTATACTTATTACTATACTTATTGTTATTTTTGTATACAATATTAAAATATCTATAAACGCTGCACTTGAAGGATTTGTTTTGTGGTACAAAGCTGTTTTGCCAACTACTTTTCCATTCGTCCTTATATGTAATCTTCTTATTGCATATGGTGGAATTGAATTATATTCAAAAATTTTAGGACCTTTTTTATGTAAGCCTCTAGGGCTTTCAAAAAATTGTTCTTTTGCAATTGTAGCAAGTATGCTTTGTGGGTATCCTCTTGGAGCAAAATACTCAGCAGATTTATATAGACAAAAGTATATAGATAAAAAAGAATTTTCTCGTCTTTTAAATATTGCTTCAAACGCAGGACCTATATTTCTTATAGGATCTGTTTCAGTAGCTATGTTTTCTAATATAAAAGCATCATATGTTCTTCTATTTTCAAGTTATATTTCTGCATTTATAATAGGAATTTTAACTAGAAAAAAGAATATATCATCTGATCTTTGTATTAAAAAAGACCAAAATATAAATATAAATTTTGGAAAAGCTATAAAAGATTCTGTTTTTAATAGTCTTGTAACAACTATAATAATAGGTGGTTTTATTTCAATATTTTCAGTTATAATTACAATTATAAAAAACTCAACATTAATAACTTCACTATTTACTTATATCGAATATATTTTATCTATATCTGAAGGTACTTTATATAGTATATTTTTAGGCAGTATTGAATTTACAAATGGATGTAGCATAATATCAAAGCTAAGTACATCACTTAATATAAAACTTAGTATAGTAAGTTTTTTATGCTCTTTTTCAGGTCTCTCTGCAATTGCTCAAGTAAGTGCTTTTGTAAGTGATATAAAATTTAATTTTAAAAAATATATACTGCTTAAATTCTTTCAAGGAATTATAAGTTTTTTTATAACATATGCAGTATTAATATTTTTCCCTCTTACTATAAAAGCTTCGAATTTGAATAATATATTTTTTAGCCCTAATATTATATTTATTATTCTTCCAACTATTGCAATTACATTAATAACAGTATTATTAAAAGCAATGAATAAATTACTTTTTCATATCTTTTAA
- a CDS encoding ATPase: MENIDTNVIELLEYLQDIIDNSPKVPMSSKAMIDKKEALEIIDQIINYLPDQFKKAQWIVNERDRILSDAKKEYDNVKKETSNMLRQNVENSLIVKEAKIRGEKIIASAQKDAKAIRIGSRDYSEELLSELDQQIINEKEKLIKNLQTQFQNMAEELDKTMNCAGVEIQNNIKELKDMKK, translated from the coding sequence ATGGAAAATATAGATACTAATGTTATTGAATTATTGGAATATCTCCAAGATATTATTGATAATTCTCCTAAAGTGCCAATGAGTAGCAAAGCTATGATTGATAAAAAAGAAGCTCTTGAAATTATAGATCAAATAATTAATTATCTTCCTGATCAGTTTAAGAAAGCACAGTGGATTGTAAATGAACGTGATAGGATTCTTTCAGATGCGAAGAAAGAATATGATAATGTTAAAAAAGAAACATCTAATATGCTAAGACAAAATGTTGAGAATAGTTTAATAGTAAAAGAAGCTAAAATAAGAGGAGAAAAAATTATAGCTTCTGCACAAAAAGATGCAAAAGCTATAAGAATTGGATCAAGAGATTATTCAGAAGAACTTTTATCAGAGCTCGATCAGCAGATAATAAATGAAAAAGAAAAACTTATTAAGAATCTTCAAACTCAATTTCAGAATATGGCTGAAGAACTTGATAAAACAATGAACTGTGCAGGAGTAGAAATACAAAATAACATAAAAGAATTAAAAGATATGAAAAAGTAA
- the coaD gene encoding pantetheine-phosphate adenylyltransferase, producing MKTAVYPGSFDPITNGHFDIIKRGAKIFDKVIVAVLINIDKRHLFNIEERVELIKKVVKGIDNVEVVCFDGLLVEFMRRNNINVILKGLRTTGDFDYELQMALVNSELEPEIETVCMMARAENIHISSSCVKQIAEFGGSIDKFVPKQIVSEILKKIG from the coding sequence ATGAAAACAGCAGTTTATCCAGGAAGCTTTGATCCTATTACAAATGGACATTTTGATATAATAAAAAGAGGAGCTAAAATATTTGATAAAGTAATAGTTGCAGTACTTATTAATATTGATAAAAGACATCTTTTTAATATTGAGGAACGTGTTGAACTTATAAAAAAAGTTGTAAAAGGAATTGATAATGTTGAAGTAGTCTGTTTTGACGGTCTTTTAGTCGAATTTATGAGAAGAAATAATATAAACGTAATACTAAAAGGACTTAGAACAACAGGAGATTTTGATTATGAACTTCAAATGGCACTTGTAAATTCAGAGCTTGAACCTGAAATTGAAACGGTTTGTATGATGGCAAGGGCAGAAAATATACATATAAGTTCTTCATGTGTAAAACAGATAGCAGAATTTGGAGGGAGTATTGATAAATTTGTTCCTAAACAGATAGTGTCTGAAATATTAAAAAAAATAGGTTAG
- the rsmD gene encoding 16S rRNA (guanine(966)-N(2))-methyltransferase RsmD: protein MRIIAGKARGHKLIPPSSMITRPTLDRVKEAMFSTIQFYIDGANVVDVFAGTGSLGLECASRGAKKVYLFDKSDETYPLLKENVKNLKFEDFCEPIKIDAYEGLKKLAKNGLTFNIMFIDPPYCKEMIPEAISIINDNNLLKEGGIIVTKIDTIEEIYEGYGKIQLIKSRKYGNTTVCYYKNKEN from the coding sequence ATGAGAATAATAGCAGGAAAAGCAAGGGGACACAAACTAATACCTCCAAGCTCTATGATTACAAGACCAACTCTTGATAGGGTAAAGGAAGCCATGTTTAGTACGATACAGTTTTATATAGATGGAGCAAATGTCGTTGATGTTTTTGCAGGAACAGGAAGTCTTGGACTTGAATGTGCAAGTAGAGGTGCAAAAAAAGTTTATCTTTTTGATAAAAGTGATGAAACGTATCCTCTTTTAAAAGAAAATGTTAAGAACTTAAAATTTGAAGATTTTTGTGAGCCTATAAAGATTGATGCTTATGAAGGTTTAAAGAAGTTAGCTAAAAATGGACTTACATTTAACATAATGTTTATAGATCCACCATACTGTAAAGAAATGATTCCTGAAGCTATTTCTATAATAAACGATAATAATCTTCTTAAAGAAGGTGGTATAATAGTAACTAAGATAGATACTATAGAAGAAATATATGAAGGATATGGAAAAATACAGCTGATTAAAAGCAGAAAGTATGGAAATACGACTGTATGCTATTATAAAAATAAGGAGAATTAA
- the recG gene encoding ATP-dependent DNA helicase RecG, producing the protein MDIYSSIGELRGIGPKSKERLNKCGIFNLLDVLLYIPRDYIFCEIDQKFEKIDENKKNILKCRLKRFKMDIRTKNGKRITDIIFTYSNHIVVARWFNQPYMKRNFAIGKEYNLMGVFQKNNNSLLIVCPVIINNDMASNNIMPVYPLKGEINNKFIEKLVRNVFEHIKIRENIPDEIIKKYSLVSLETAIRNIHFPQSKDLLEKARIRLKFQELFMYSLKLMILKKEYRSNQNGISFNYAKELKSFKQNLPYELTDAQTKVVREVLRDGKKKSTMNRLVQGDVGSGKTIVALIAIFNVVKNGYKCALMAPTAILASQHYSEALKLFKNFGIDVELLCGSTPKKEKDRIKEKLKKEKPFLIVGTHALFQDDVVINKLGLVITDEQHRFGVSQRNELQNKGENADCLVMTATPIPRTLAIFMYSDMDVSIIDELPPGRKKVDTIYVDMKKKYEAYDIALEELSKGRQVYAVCPLIEENEDGNLNSVEKVYDTLKNNEFKKYKIGILHGKMKNEEKNSIIKQFKENKIQVLVSTTVIEVGVNIVNASVMIIFNAERFGLSTLHQLRGRVGRGSDKSYCILIGDAKSDITKRRMKIMTESSDGFYISEQDLKLRGSGEIFGSRQSGDNGFLIADIYNDFNILRCAKKEAYSFAQNSLEENRKLLSETEKILKQTSKYICFN; encoded by the coding sequence GTGGATATTTATAGCAGTATAGGAGAACTTAGAGGAATTGGACCAAAATCTAAAGAAAGATTAAATAAATGTGGCATATTTAATTTATTAGATGTTTTATTGTACATTCCAAGAGACTATATATTCTGTGAAATAGATCAGAAATTTGAAAAAATAGATGAGAATAAAAAAAATATTTTAAAATGCAGATTAAAGCGATTTAAAATGGATATTAGAACAAAGAATGGTAAAAGAATAACAGATATAATATTTACTTATTCAAATCATATTGTAGTTGCAAGATGGTTTAATCAGCCGTATATGAAAAGAAATTTTGCGATTGGAAAAGAATATAATCTTATGGGCGTTTTTCAAAAAAATAATAATTCACTTCTCATTGTATGTCCAGTTATAATTAATAATGATATGGCTTCAAATAATATAATGCCAGTATACCCGCTAAAAGGTGAGATAAATAATAAGTTTATTGAGAAACTTGTTAGAAATGTTTTTGAACATATAAAAATACGTGAAAATATACCAGATGAAATAATTAAAAAATATTCTCTTGTGTCTCTTGAAACTGCAATAAGAAATATTCACTTTCCTCAAAGTAAAGATTTACTTGAAAAAGCAAGAATAAGATTGAAGTTTCAGGAACTTTTTATGTATTCACTTAAACTTATGATATTAAAAAAAGAATATAGAAGCAATCAAAATGGAATAAGTTTTAATTATGCAAAGGAATTGAAAAGCTTTAAACAGAATCTACCATATGAGCTCACAGATGCTCAAACAAAGGTTGTAAGAGAAGTTTTAAGAGATGGTAAGAAAAAGAGTACTATGAATAGACTTGTTCAGGGAGATGTGGGAAGTGGAAAAACTATAGTTGCTCTAATAGCTATATTTAATGTTGTAAAAAATGGGTATAAGTGCGCATTGATGGCACCTACTGCTATTTTAGCTTCTCAGCACTATAGTGAAGCTTTAAAATTATTTAAAAATTTTGGAATTGATGTTGAACTTCTCTGTGGTAGTACACCAAAGAAAGAAAAAGACAGGATAAAAGAAAAACTTAAGAAAGAAAAACCATTTCTTATAGTGGGTACACATGCTCTATTTCAAGATGATGTAGTCATAAATAAACTTGGTCTTGTAATTACTGATGAACAGCATAGATTTGGAGTTTCTCAAAGAAATGAACTTCAAAATAAAGGTGAGAATGCAGATTGCCTTGTAATGACAGCAACTCCTATACCAAGAACTCTTGCAATATTTATGTATTCAGATATGGATGTATCTATTATAGACGAACTTCCTCCTGGAAGGAAAAAAGTGGATACAATATATGTTGATATGAAAAAGAAGTACGAGGCATATGATATTGCTCTTGAGGAACTTTCAAAAGGAAGGCAGGTTTATGCGGTATGTCCACTTATTGAAGAAAATGAGGATGGAAATTTAAATTCTGTAGAGAAAGTTTATGACACTTTAAAAAATAATGAATTTAAGAAGTATAAAATAGGAATTCTTCATGGTAAAATGAAAAATGAGGAGAAGAATTCTATTATAAAACAGTTTAAAGAAAATAAAATACAAGTACTTGTAAGTACTACGGTAATAGAAGTTGGTGTAAATATAGTTAATGCGTCAGTTATGATAATATTTAATGCTGAAAGATTTGGATTATCCACACTTCATCAGTTAAGGGGAAGAGTTGGAAGAGGAAGCGATAAATCATATTGCATTTTAATTGGAGATGCTAAAAGCGATATAACAAAACGAAGAATGAAGATTATGACAGAGTCTTCAGATGGATTTTATATATCTGAACAGGATTTAAAACTACGAGGATCCGGAGAAATATTTGGAAGTAGACAAAGCGGGGATAATGGATTCTTAATTGCAGATATATATAATGATTTTAATATTTTAAGATGTGCAAAAAAAGAAGCATATAGTTTTGCTCAAAACAGCTTAGAAGAAAATAGAAAACTTTTAAGTGAAACAGAGAAAATATTAAAACAAACTAGTAAGTATATTTGTTTTAATTAA